The Micromonospora sp. Llam0 genome includes a window with the following:
- a CDS encoding Crp/Fnr family transcriptional regulator: protein MDEVLARSGIFQGVDPEAAEALAKEMETIEARKGEVVFNEGEPGDSLYIVLTGKIKVGRRAADGRQNLIAVMGPSDMVGELSLFDPGPRTATATAVTDTRLARLRKQALRPWLNNRPEIAEQLLRVLARRLRRTNDALADLIFTDVPGRVAKNLLQMAGRFGTRDGGVLRVTHDLTQEEIAQLVGASRETVNKALADFASRGWLRLDGKSIIILDPERLARRARV, encoded by the coding sequence ATGGACGAGGTGCTGGCTCGTAGCGGGATCTTCCAGGGCGTGGACCCGGAGGCCGCCGAGGCACTCGCCAAGGAGATGGAGACGATCGAGGCCCGCAAGGGTGAGGTCGTCTTCAACGAGGGTGAGCCGGGTGACAGCCTGTACATCGTGCTCACCGGCAAGATCAAGGTCGGCCGGCGGGCGGCCGATGGCCGGCAGAACCTGATCGCCGTGATGGGCCCGTCGGACATGGTCGGCGAGCTGTCGCTGTTCGACCCCGGGCCGCGTACCGCCACCGCGACCGCCGTCACCGACACCCGCCTCGCCCGGCTGCGCAAGCAGGCGCTGCGGCCCTGGCTGAACAATCGACCGGAGATCGCCGAGCAGCTGCTGCGGGTGCTTGCCCGACGGCTGCGCCGGACCAACGACGCCCTCGCCGATCTGATCTTCACCGACGTGCCGGGGCGGGTCGCCAAGAACCTGCTGCAGATGGCCGGCCGGTTCGGCACCCGCGACGGCGGGGTGCTGCGGGTGACCCACGATCTCACCCAGGAGGAGATCGCCCAGCTGGTCGGGGCGTCTCGGGAGACGGTCAACAAGGCGCTGGCCGACTTCGCCTCCCGGGGCTGGCTGCGGCTCGACGGCAAGAGCATCATCATCCTCGACCCCGAGCGGCTCGCCCGGCGCGCCCGGGTGTGA